The Streptomyces aurantiacus genome includes a region encoding these proteins:
- a CDS encoding VOC family protein, which produces MALAKLGAVALDCPDPRALATFYAEVLGGTVEGDGNWFELRLPEGGTLAFQAAAGHVPPKWPAPDDSQQFHLDLTVEDLDAAEKEVLALGAKVLDAEDRRRNWRVYADPAGHPFCLCAC; this is translated from the coding sequence ATGGCTCTCGCCAAGCTGGGCGCCGTCGCCCTGGACTGTCCCGACCCGCGCGCGCTCGCCACGTTCTACGCGGAGGTGCTCGGCGGCACCGTCGAGGGTGACGGCAACTGGTTCGAGCTGCGGCTGCCGGAGGGTGGGACGCTGGCGTTCCAGGCGGCCGCCGGTCACGTACCGCCTAAGTGGCCCGCGCCGGACGACTCGCAGCAGTTCCATCTGGACCTGACCGTCGAGGACCTGGACGCGGCCGAGAAGGAGGTCCTGGCACTGGGCGCGAAGGTGCTGGACGCGGAGGACCGCCGGCGCAACTGGCGGGTGTACGCCGATCCGGCCGGCCACCCCTTCTGCCTCTGCGCCTGCTGA
- a CDS encoding LCP family protein, producing the protein MSALPTPPRSPAPPQRQRPARPPVRRGRARWATRVATSLSVAVLAAAGIGHAVVTGLDSDINRIDPFKDMKNRPERGHGMNVLLVGTDGRDRITPEEKEKYRLGGAPCHCTDTVMIVHLSEDRRRASIVSLPRDSYAETPAHIDQTTGKRHGPHPVKLNAAYAEGGPRLTVRTVENMTHVKIDHYLEVDFTSFMKTVDVIGGVRICTARPLKDTYTGLDLPAGTHALNGGQALQYVRSRHIDGAADLGRMQRQQRFLAALIAQATSSGVLLNPVRFRDVTQAVLGSVRADKGFGTDELIDLGRAMRAFSPSSSEFTTVPIGKMGYAVKGIGSTLKWDEKKAGRLFRTLRDDKPLAPHRVRSRALRVDVAPQQIRVQVENGTMTAGLGGRVDSGLAATGFRTTRAPVNAQDRSARRTVVLYDPRWDRSAKSLAAALPGSELRAVPGRGPLMKVIAGADYTEVRKVRAEDPTQGEFDAVTGDQVVCP; encoded by the coding sequence GTGTCCGCCTTGCCCACCCCGCCCCGCTCCCCCGCCCCACCCCAGCGGCAGCGCCCAGCGCGGCCGCCCGTACGGCGCGGCCGCGCCCGCTGGGCCACCCGGGTGGCGACCTCGCTGTCCGTGGCGGTGCTCGCGGCGGCCGGCATCGGACACGCGGTCGTCACCGGTCTCGACTCCGACATCAACCGGATCGACCCCTTCAAGGACATGAAGAACCGGCCCGAGCGGGGCCACGGCATGAACGTGCTCCTGGTCGGCACCGACGGACGGGACCGGATCACCCCGGAGGAGAAGGAGAAGTACCGGCTCGGCGGCGCCCCCTGCCACTGCACGGACACGGTCATGATCGTGCACCTCTCCGAGGACCGGCGGCGGGCCAGCATCGTGAGCCTGCCGCGCGACTCGTACGCCGAGACGCCCGCGCACATCGACCAGACCACCGGCAAACGGCACGGACCGCACCCGGTCAAACTCAACGCCGCGTACGCGGAGGGCGGGCCGCGGCTGACCGTGCGCACCGTCGAGAACATGACCCACGTGAAGATCGACCACTATCTGGAGGTCGACTTCACGAGCTTCATGAAGACCGTGGACGTCATCGGCGGAGTGCGGATCTGCACGGCCCGGCCGCTGAAGGACACCTACACCGGGCTCGACCTGCCCGCCGGGACCCACGCTCTGAACGGCGGCCAGGCGCTGCAGTACGTGCGCTCGCGGCACATCGACGGGGCCGCGGACCTCGGCCGGATGCAGCGCCAGCAGCGGTTCCTGGCGGCGCTGATCGCCCAGGCCACGTCGTCCGGGGTGCTGCTCAACCCGGTCAGGTTCCGCGACGTGACGCAGGCCGTGCTCGGCTCCGTGCGCGCGGACAAGGGCTTCGGGACGGACGAGCTGATCGACCTGGGGCGGGCGATGCGGGCCTTCTCGCCGTCCTCGTCGGAGTTCACGACGGTCCCGATCGGGAAGATGGGGTACGCCGTGAAGGGCATCGGCTCGACGTTGAAGTGGGACGAGAAGAAGGCGGGGCGGCTCTTCAGGACCCTGCGCGACGACAAGCCGCTCGCACCGCACCGGGTCCGCTCCAGGGCCCTGCGCGTCGATGTCGCCCCGCAGCAGATCCGGGTCCAGGTCGAGAACGGGACGATGACCGCCGGGCTGGGCGGTCGCGTCGACAGCGGGCTGGCCGCCACCGGGTTCCGTACGACGCGGGCGCCCGTGAACGCCCAGGACCGGTCCGCGCGGCGGACCGTCGTCCTGTACGACCCGCGCTGGGACCGCTCCGCGAAGTCCCTCGCGGCGGCCCTGCCGGGCAGTGAGCTGCGCGCCGTGCCGGGCCGGGGGCCCCTGATGAAGGTGATCGCGGGCGCGGACTACACGGAGGTTCGGAAGGTGCGGGCGGAGGATCCGACGCAGGGGGAGTTCGACGCGGTGACGGGCGACCAGGTGGTCTGCCCGTAG
- a CDS encoding acyl-CoA thioesterase: MTDQAHAPESDIPGKPTSASRTTLSHIMTHGDTNLLGTVHGGVIMKLVDDAAGAVAGRHSGGPAVTASMDEMAFLEPVRVGDLVHVKAQVNWTGRTSMEVGVRVLAERWNESTPPQQVGSAYLVFAAVDADGKPRRVPPVCPETERDERRYQEAQIRRTHRLARRRAIMDLRERRSAEGLD, translated from the coding sequence ATGACAGACCAGGCCCACGCCCCGGAGTCCGATATTCCGGGCAAGCCGACTTCGGCGTCCCGAACCACCCTCAGCCACATCATGACCCACGGCGACACCAACCTTCTGGGGACGGTGCACGGCGGAGTGATCATGAAACTGGTCGATGACGCGGCCGGGGCGGTGGCCGGGCGGCACTCCGGAGGACCCGCCGTCACGGCCTCGATGGACGAGATGGCGTTCCTGGAGCCGGTACGGGTGGGCGACCTGGTCCATGTGAAGGCCCAGGTGAACTGGACCGGCCGCACGTCCATGGAGGTCGGTGTCCGCGTCCTCGCCGAGCGCTGGAACGAGTCGACGCCGCCCCAGCAGGTCGGCTCGGCCTACCTCGTCTTCGCCGCGGTCGACGCCGACGGCAAGCCGCGCCGGGTGCCTCCGGTATGCCCGGAGACGGAACGCGACGAGCGGCGGTACCAGGAGGCACAGATCCGGCGCACACACCGGCTGGCCCGCCGCCGAGCCATCATGGACCTCCGCGAAAGGCGCTCCGCCGAGGGCCTCGACTAG
- a CDS encoding CGNR zinc finger domain-containing protein translates to MSERVPAPGGLVLIQSLVNSLDIESGVDALDTAEGRARFGLGEGESEARDARELRESLRVACLAHAGHPAHRQVRLLDELLASAPLVVTVAAGDGSAAFRPADPSALASRVAAAVAESLTAGTWLRLKACEAPDCHWAYYDRSPAGRGRWCSMSVCGARAKMRRYRAK, encoded by the coding sequence ATGAGTGAGCGTGTGCCCGCACCCGGCGGACTGGTCCTCATCCAGTCCCTGGTCAACAGCCTCGACATCGAGTCGGGCGTCGACGCGCTCGACACGGCCGAGGGACGGGCCCGGTTCGGGCTCGGCGAGGGCGAGAGCGAGGCGCGGGACGCGCGCGAACTGCGCGAGTCGCTGCGGGTCGCGTGTCTCGCCCACGCGGGCCACCCGGCCCACCGGCAGGTACGGCTGCTCGACGAACTGCTCGCGTCGGCCCCGCTCGTCGTCACGGTCGCGGCGGGCGACGGCTCGGCGGCCTTCAGGCCCGCGGACCCGTCAGCGCTGGCCTCCAGGGTGGCGGCGGCTGTCGCCGAGTCCCTCACCGCCGGCACCTGGCTGCGGCTCAAGGCCTGCGAGGCCCCGGACTGCCACTGGGCGTACTACGACCGCAGTCCTGCGGGACGCGGCCGCTGGTGCTCGATGTCGGTCTGCGGAGCCCGGGCCAAGATGCGCCGCTACCGCGCCAAATAG
- a CDS encoding LCP family protein — MNDWPQGWSGNNGGDRQGRGSASAQPEGARVMRQVQRGRGAGSAPPHGVPPQPTYTDGHGEGGYDSGYNSGQVYGAPGGGGPQGPGGLRDRPAPNWRRRIKWISITVVTLLVVVSVGTYFWADSKLNRDVDLSQVIDRPDAGEGTNYLIVGSDSRAGMTAEEKKKLHTGSAEGKRTDSMMILHVGSNGNTMISLPRDSNVTIPTFKGSESGKTFPGTGRQVKLNAAYAEDGPELLVRTVEANTGLRIDHYAEIGFAGFAKIVDSVGGVEIDIPKGGMKDSKSGADFEAGKQTLNGEQSLAFVRTRYALAGSDLDRTKNQQKFLSALANQTATPSTVLNPFKLYPTLSSGLDTLTVDKDMSLWDLGSMFWAMKGITSGDGKSMNMPISGNSGNGNLQWDTAKVKTLVDQLKNDEKVTVTSNR, encoded by the coding sequence ATGAACGATTGGCCCCAGGGATGGTCCGGAAACAACGGCGGCGACCGCCAAGGCCGTGGCAGCGCGAGCGCCCAGCCCGAGGGCGCCCGTGTGATGCGGCAGGTGCAGCGCGGCCGGGGAGCCGGCTCGGCACCTCCCCACGGGGTCCCGCCGCAGCCCACGTACACCGACGGTCACGGCGAGGGCGGCTACGACAGCGGCTACAACTCGGGCCAGGTCTACGGCGCACCCGGCGGCGGCGGTCCGCAGGGGCCGGGCGGCCTGCGGGACCGGCCCGCGCCGAACTGGCGGCGGCGGATCAAGTGGATCTCGATCACGGTGGTCACGCTGCTGGTCGTGGTGTCCGTCGGCACGTACTTCTGGGCCGACTCCAAGCTCAACCGGGACGTCGACCTGTCGCAGGTCATCGACCGGCCCGACGCCGGCGAGGGCACGAACTACCTGATCGTCGGCTCCGACAGCCGCGCGGGCATGACCGCGGAGGAGAAGAAGAAGCTCCACACCGGTTCCGCCGAGGGCAAGCGCACGGACTCGATGATGATCCTGCACGTCGGCAGCAACGGGAACACCATGATCTCGCTGCCCCGCGACTCGAACGTGACGATCCCCACGTTCAAGGGCTCCGAGTCCGGCAAGACCTTCCCGGGCACCGGCCGCCAGGTGAAGCTGAACGCGGCGTACGCGGAGGACGGGCCCGAGCTGCTCGTCCGGACGGTCGAGGCCAACACCGGACTGCGCATCGACCACTACGCGGAGATCGGCTTCGCCGGCTTCGCGAAGATCGTCGACTCCGTGGGCGGCGTGGAGATCGACATCCCCAAGGGCGGCATGAAGGACTCCAAGTCCGGCGCCGACTTCGAGGCGGGCAAGCAGACCCTGAACGGCGAGCAGTCCCTCGCGTTCGTGCGGACCCGGTACGCGCTCGCGGGCAGCGACCTGGACCGTACGAAGAACCAGCAGAAGTTCCTCTCGGCGCTCGCCAACCAGACGGCGACCCCCTCGACGGTGCTCAACCCCTTCAAGCTCTACCCGACCCTGAGCTCCGGCCTCGACACCCTCACCGTCGACAAGGACATGTCCCTGTGGGACCTCGGCTCCATGTTCTGGGCCATGAAGGGCATCACCAGCGGTGACGGCAAGTCGATGAACATGCCGATCTCGGGCAACTCCGGCAACGGCAACCTCCAGTGGGACACCGCCAAGGTCAAGACCCTGGTGGACCAGCTGAAGAACGACGAGAAGGTCACGGTGACGAGCAACCGGTAG
- a CDS encoding acyl-CoA dehydrogenase family protein produces the protein MAGSADFDLYRPSEEHDMLRDAIRSLAEAKIAPHAAAVDEEARFPQEAHDALVAADLHAVHVPESYGGAGADALATVIVIEEVARVCASSSLIPAVNKLGSLPVILSGSEDLKKKYMTPLAKGDGMFSYCLSEPDAGSDAAGMKTRAVRDGDFYVLNGVKRWITNAGESEYYTVMAVTDPTKRSKGISAFVVEKSDEGVSFGAPERKLGIKGSPTREVYLDNVRIPADRMIGDEGTGFATAMKTLDHTRITIAAQALGIAQGALDYAKGYVQERKQFGKPIADFQGIQFMLADMAMKIEAARQLTYAAAAKSERGDKDLTFQGAAAKCFASDVAMEVTTDAVQLLGGYGYTRDYPVERMMRDAKITQIYEGTNQVQRIVMARNLP, from the coding sequence TTGGCCGGATCGGCTGATTTCGACCTGTACCGCCCGTCCGAGGAGCACGACATGCTCCGGGACGCGATCCGCTCACTGGCCGAGGCGAAGATCGCGCCGCACGCCGCGGCGGTGGACGAGGAAGCCCGGTTCCCCCAGGAGGCCCACGACGCCCTGGTGGCCGCCGATCTGCACGCCGTGCACGTACCGGAGTCGTACGGCGGCGCGGGCGCGGACGCGCTGGCGACGGTCATCGTGATCGAGGAGGTGGCGCGGGTCTGCGCGTCCTCGTCCCTGATCCCCGCGGTGAACAAGCTCGGCTCCCTGCCCGTCATCCTCTCGGGCTCCGAGGACCTGAAGAAGAAGTACATGACGCCGCTGGCCAAGGGCGACGGGATGTTCTCGTACTGCCTCTCCGAGCCGGACGCCGGGTCGGACGCGGCCGGCATGAAGACGAGGGCGGTCCGGGACGGCGACTTCTACGTCCTGAACGGCGTGAAGCGCTGGATCACCAACGCCGGCGAGTCGGAGTACTACACGGTGATGGCCGTGACCGACCCCACGAAGCGCTCGAAGGGCATCTCGGCGTTCGTGGTCGAGAAGTCGGACGAGGGTGTCTCCTTCGGCGCCCCCGAGCGCAAGCTCGGCATCAAGGGCAGCCCGACGCGCGAGGTCTACCTCGACAACGTCCGCATCCCTGCCGACCGCATGATCGGCGACGAGGGCACGGGCTTCGCCACCGCGATGAAGACCCTGGACCACACCCGCATCACGATCGCCGCGCAGGCGCTCGGCATCGCGCAGGGCGCCCTCGACTACGCCAAGGGCTACGTCCAGGAGCGCAAGCAGTTCGGCAAGCCGATCGCCGACTTCCAGGGCATCCAGTTCATGCTCGCCGACATGGCCATGAAGATCGAGGCCGCCCGCCAGCTGACGTACGCCGCCGCGGCGAAGTCCGAGCGCGGTGACAAGGACCTGACCTTCCAGGGCGCGGCGGCCAAGTGCTTCGCCTCCGACGTCGCCATGGAGGTCACCACGGACGCCGTCCAGCTCCTCGGCGGCTACGGCTACACCCGCGACTACCCGGTCGAGCGCATGATGCGCGACGCCAAGATCACGCAGATCTACGAAGGCACGAACCAGGTCCAGCGGATCGTGATGGCACGGAACCTGCCGTAG
- a CDS encoding glycosyltransferase family 2 protein, whose translation MNAKPDAQLPPVSVIMPVLNEERHLRGAVQAILAQEYAGEMEVVIAIGPSSDRTDEIAAELVREDSRVHTVPNPTGRTPAALNAAIKVSRHPIVVRVDGHGMLSPNYIATAVRLLEETGAQNVGGIMHAEGENDWEHAVAAAMTSKIGVGNAAFHTGGVAGPAETVYLGVFRREALEQQGGYNEEFVRAQDWELNFRIREAGGLIWFSPELRVSYRPRPSMQALAKQYKDYGRWRHVVARYHSGSINLRYLAPPTAVCAIVAGLVVGAAVTSWGFLVPGGYLAAIAVGSLPAGKGLPLRARLRIPVALATMHMSWGWGFLTSPKALARTVIASRRPAVRANTA comes from the coding sequence ATGAACGCCAAGCCCGACGCGCAGCTTCCCCCCGTGTCCGTGATCATGCCCGTCCTCAACGAGGAACGGCATCTGCGCGGAGCCGTCCAAGCGATCCTCGCCCAGGAGTACGCGGGCGAGATGGAGGTCGTGATCGCCATCGGTCCCTCCTCGGACCGAACCGACGAGATCGCGGCCGAACTCGTGCGCGAGGACTCCCGCGTGCACACGGTCCCGAACCCGACCGGCCGCACCCCCGCCGCGCTGAACGCCGCGATCAAGGTTTCGCGCCACCCGATCGTCGTGCGCGTCGACGGGCACGGCATGCTCTCGCCGAACTACATCGCGACCGCCGTGCGTCTCCTGGAGGAGACCGGCGCGCAGAACGTCGGCGGCATCATGCACGCCGAGGGCGAGAACGACTGGGAGCACGCGGTCGCCGCCGCCATGACCTCGAAGATCGGTGTGGGCAACGCGGCCTTCCACACGGGTGGCGTGGCGGGCCCCGCGGAGACGGTCTACCTGGGTGTCTTCCGCCGGGAGGCGCTGGAGCAACAGGGCGGCTACAACGAGGAGTTCGTCCGCGCCCAGGACTGGGAGCTGAACTTCCGGATCAGGGAGGCGGGGGGCCTCATCTGGTTCTCGCCCGAGCTGCGGGTCTCGTACCGTCCGCGCCCCTCGATGCAGGCCCTGGCCAAGCAGTACAAGGACTACGGCCGTTGGCGTCATGTCGTCGCCCGCTACCACTCGGGTTCGATCAACCTGCGCTACCTGGCTCCGCCGACGGCGGTCTGCGCGATCGTCGCGGGCCTCGTGGTGGGCGCGGCGGTGACCTCCTGGGGCTTTTTGGTCCCCGGCGGCTACCTCGCCGCGATCGCCGTGGGTTCGCTGCCCGCGGGCAAGGGCCTGCCCCTCAGGGCGCGGCTGCGGATCCCGGTGGCCCTGGCGACCATGCACATGTCGTGGGGCTGGGGCTTCCTGACCAGCCCGAAGGCGCTGGCCAGGACGGTCATCGCGTCGCGGCGGCCGGCGGTGCGGGCGAACACGGCCTGA
- a CDS encoding UDP-glucose dehydrogenase family protein codes for MALKITVIGTGYLGATHAAAMAELGFEVLGLDVVPEKIEMLQRGEVPMYEPGLEELLRKHVAGIEGASGRLRFTMDYAEAAAFGDIHFVCVNTPQKHGEYACDMSYVDAAFASLAPHLTGPALVVGKSTVPVGSAERLARTLVELSPAGEEVELAWNPEFLREGFAVQDTLHPDRIVAGIRSERAEKLLREVYATPLAEGTPFVVTDFPTAELVKTAANSFLATKISFINAMAEVCEAGGGDVVKLAEAIGHDDRIGRKFLRAGIGFGGGCLPKDIRAFMARAGELGADQALTFLREIDSINMRRRGQMVEMAREALGGGSFLGKRIAVLGATFKPDSDDVRDSPALNVAGQIHLQGGQVTVYDPKGMDNARRIFPTLGYAETAVDAVRGAHAVLHLTEWREFRELDPASLGEVTTDRVMLDGRNALDPAVWRAAGWTYRAMGRPTA; via the coding sequence ATGGCCCTCAAGATCACCGTGATCGGCACCGGCTATCTCGGCGCCACGCACGCCGCCGCCATGGCCGAGCTCGGTTTCGAGGTGCTGGGCCTGGACGTGGTGCCCGAGAAGATCGAGATGCTCCAGCGGGGCGAGGTCCCGATGTACGAGCCCGGTCTGGAGGAACTGCTGCGCAAGCACGTCGCCGGGATCGAGGGCGCCAGCGGGCGGTTGCGCTTCACCATGGACTACGCGGAGGCCGCGGCGTTCGGCGACATCCACTTCGTCTGCGTGAACACCCCGCAGAAGCACGGCGAGTACGCGTGCGACATGTCGTACGTCGACGCCGCCTTCGCCTCGCTCGCACCCCATCTGACGGGCCCCGCCCTCGTCGTCGGCAAGTCCACCGTGCCCGTGGGGTCGGCCGAGCGGCTGGCCCGTACCCTCGTCGAGCTCTCCCCCGCCGGCGAGGAGGTCGAGCTGGCCTGGAACCCGGAGTTCCTGCGCGAGGGCTTCGCCGTCCAGGACACCCTGCACCCCGACCGCATCGTCGCCGGCATCCGCAGCGAGCGCGCCGAGAAGCTGCTGCGCGAGGTGTACGCGACGCCGCTGGCCGAGGGCACGCCGTTCGTGGTGACCGACTTCCCGACCGCCGAGCTGGTGAAGACCGCCGCGAACTCCTTCCTCGCCACCAAGATCTCCTTCATCAACGCGATGGCCGAGGTCTGTGAGGCCGGGGGCGGCGACGTCGTGAAGCTCGCCGAGGCGATCGGGCACGACGACCGCATCGGGAGGAAGTTCCTGCGCGCGGGCATCGGCTTCGGCGGCGGCTGCCTGCCCAAGGACATCCGCGCCTTCATGGCCCGCGCGGGCGAGCTGGGCGCCGACCAGGCGCTCACGTTCCTGCGCGAGATCGACTCCATCAACATGCGGCGGCGCGGACAGATGGTGGAGATGGCCCGTGAGGCGCTGGGCGGGGGTTCCTTCCTCGGCAAGCGGATCGCCGTCCTCGGCGCGACGTTCAAGCCGGACTCGGACGACGTCCGGGACTCGCCCGCGCTGAACGTCGCCGGGCAGATCCACCTGCAGGGCGGCCAGGTCACCGTCTACGACCCCAAGGGCATGGACAACGCACGGCGGATCTTCCCCACGCTGGGGTACGCGGAGACGGCGGTGGACGCCGTACGCGGGGCCCACGCCGTGCTGCACCTGACCGAGTGGCGCGAGTTCCGCGAGCTGGACCCTGCGTCGCTCGGCGAGGTGACGACGGACCGCGTCATGCTCGACGGCCGCAACGCCCTGGACCCGGCCGTGTGGCGGGCGGCGGGCTGGACGTACCGGGCGATGGGACGCCCGACGGCCTGA
- a CDS encoding spore-associated protein A, which yields MNRWTTLTAAAAAAATSVLAFSGNANAAGANVAYNGACGSGYSVVNSANMQFGAGTVYLTYNGSTGKNCVVTIQTEQKYSGPMTAKIRRTGSSSWTTDSGDYRYYAGPVYVSAAGSCVDWYGSYFSNYGSGSATNCG from the coding sequence ATGAACAGATGGACCACACTCACCGCCGCGGCCGCCGCCGCGGCGACCTCCGTACTGGCCTTCTCGGGCAACGCGAACGCGGCCGGAGCCAACGTGGCGTACAACGGGGCGTGCGGTTCCGGCTACTCGGTCGTCAACTCGGCGAACATGCAGTTCGGTGCGGGCACCGTCTACCTGACGTACAACGGCTCCACCGGGAAGAACTGCGTCGTCACGATTCAGACGGAACAGAAATACAGCGGCCCGATGACCGCGAAGATCCGTCGCACCGGCTCGTCCAGCTGGACCACCGACTCGGGCGACTACCGCTACTACGCCGGCCCCGTGTACGTGTCGGCCGCCGGCTCCTGCGTCGACTGGTACGGAAGCTACTTCTCCAACTACGGGTCCGGCTCCGCGACGAACTGCGGCTGA